In Sphingomonas sp. SUN019, one genomic interval encodes:
- a CDS encoding NAD(P)-dependent alcohol dehydrogenase, whose amino-acid sequence MTTRAQAAICRGKDQPFAIQTVELDELRADELRIRIVACGICHTDLAVRDGQLPVPLPVVLGHEGAGIVEAVGAEVTVAKPGDRVVMSFNSCGHCPSCDVDAPTYCYNFFPENWAGTRADGTPTMFADGAAMNANFFGQSAFATHAIAHQRNVVRVPDRAAHLPLEQLAPIGCGLMTGAGAVLRSMKVRAGLPIVVFGTGTVGMAAIMAAKVAGADPIIAVDVNDDRLALARELGATHAFNGKADAPAKIRDLCPTGVGYAFDTTGIKRVIEDAFGLLAPKGVLGIVGASDPADKLVFNESQFMGGGRTVKGILGGDSDVGPFLTELIDLHLAGRFPFERLIGYFDFADIDAAIAASESGQVVKPVLRMAAEG is encoded by the coding sequence ATGACGACCCGGGCACAGGCCGCGATCTGCCGCGGCAAGGATCAGCCGTTTGCGATCCAGACGGTCGAACTCGACGAGCTGCGCGCCGACGAGCTGCGCATCCGCATCGTCGCGTGCGGCATCTGCCACACCGATCTGGCGGTGCGCGACGGGCAACTGCCCGTACCGCTGCCGGTCGTGCTGGGCCATGAGGGCGCTGGCATCGTCGAGGCGGTCGGCGCAGAGGTGACCGTCGCGAAACCCGGCGACCGCGTCGTGATGAGTTTCAACAGCTGCGGTCATTGTCCCAGCTGCGACGTCGACGCGCCGACCTATTGCTACAATTTCTTCCCAGAAAACTGGGCCGGAACACGCGCCGACGGCACGCCGACGATGTTCGCGGACGGCGCGGCGATGAACGCCAATTTCTTCGGCCAGTCGGCGTTCGCGACGCACGCGATCGCGCACCAGCGCAACGTCGTCCGCGTGCCCGATCGCGCGGCGCACCTGCCGCTGGAACAGCTCGCGCCGATCGGCTGCGGGCTGATGACCGGCGCGGGCGCGGTGCTGCGCAGCATGAAGGTGCGCGCGGGGCTGCCGATCGTCGTGTTCGGCACCGGAACCGTCGGGATGGCGGCGATCATGGCGGCGAAGGTGGCCGGCGCGGACCCGATCATCGCGGTCGACGTGAACGACGACCGGCTGGCGCTCGCGCGCGAGCTCGGCGCGACGCACGCGTTCAACGGCAAGGCGGATGCGCCCGCGAAGATCCGCGACCTCTGCCCCACGGGGGTCGGCTATGCGTTCGACACGACCGGCATCAAACGCGTGATCGAGGATGCGTTCGGCCTGCTCGCGCCAAAGGGCGTGCTCGGCATCGTCGGCGCGTCCGACCCGGCCGACAAATTGGTCTTCAACGAAAGCCAGTTCATGGGCGGCGGGCGGACGGTAAAGGGCATCCTCGGCGGCGACAGCGACGTCGGCCCGTTCCTGACCGAACTCATCGACCTCCATCTCGCCGGGCGTTTCCCGTTCGAGCGGCTGATCGGCTATTTCGACTTCGCCGACATCGACGCCGCGATTGCGGCGAGCGAAAGCGGGCAGGTGGTGAAGCCGGTATTGCGCATGGCGGCGGAGGGCTGA
- a CDS encoding SDR family NAD(P)-dependent oxidoreductase has protein sequence MKTLDQFDIAGRSALITGAASGIGLAYTEAMAEAGAKVTLADLDAEGAEREAARLRGEGFEARAVACDVSDLAQVAAAFDGHVAAYGGCDIAFANAGWDAGNGFWSPENKRNPDGQIDMYDPERWNRSIAINLTGVFHTVREAARVMKANAHRRGGSIVCTSSNAAEVNEAIVGVPYMAAKAGVKHFMRHAAFELAAYGIRVNAIAPGPFVTNIGGGWLKKNPAARKAWDELVPVGRVAETHQIKPLALLLASDASSYMTGSHVMIDGGMQLGPVKPLD, from the coding sequence GTGAAGACGCTAGACCAGTTCGACATCGCGGGACGCTCGGCGCTGATCACCGGCGCGGCGTCTGGCATCGGGCTGGCCTACACCGAGGCAATGGCGGAGGCGGGGGCGAAGGTGACGCTCGCCGATCTCGATGCGGAAGGCGCGGAGCGCGAGGCGGCACGGTTGCGCGGCGAGGGGTTCGAGGCGCGCGCGGTGGCGTGCGACGTGAGCGATCTCGCGCAGGTCGCCGCCGCCTTCGATGGCCATGTCGCGGCCTATGGCGGGTGCGACATCGCGTTCGCCAATGCGGGCTGGGACGCAGGCAACGGCTTCTGGTCGCCGGAAAACAAGCGCAATCCCGACGGGCAGATCGACATGTACGATCCCGAACGCTGGAACCGCTCGATCGCGATCAACCTGACCGGCGTGTTCCATACCGTGCGCGAAGCGGCGCGCGTGATGAAGGCGAACGCGCATCGTCGCGGCGGATCGATCGTCTGCACCTCGTCGAACGCGGCGGAGGTGAACGAGGCGATCGTCGGCGTGCCGTACATGGCGGCGAAGGCCGGGGTGAAGCATTTCATGCGCCACGCCGCGTTCGAACTCGCCGCCTATGGCATCCGCGTCAACGCGATCGCGCCGGGGCCGTTCGTCACCAACATCGGCGGCGGCTGGCTGAAGAAGAATCCGGCTGCGCGGAAAGCGTGGGACGAACTGGTGCCGGTCGGCCGCGTCGCGGAGACGCACCAGATCAAGCCGCTCGCTTTGCTGCTCGCCTCCGACGCGTCGAGCTACATGACCGGCAGCCATGTGATGATCGACGGCGGGATGCAGCTCGGCCCCGTCAAGCCACTGGATTGA
- a CDS encoding 2,4'-dihydroxyacetophenone dioxygenase family protein translates to MATMTAPPSSAYKIVDIAEPYLNLIRDKGQEGTYVGSSEAESPWVPFGDNAAIRHLSFDVRQNTYCNILWIKSPGVIGTHKHRGPVWAIGLEGSFRYLEYDWVCRPGDFITETPGTAHTLVTDDPNGMKALFWMQGANEFYDGDGNHVETLDVWWFMNHYETYCREHGLTPNKQLYL, encoded by the coding sequence ATGGCCACCATGACCGCGCCGCCGTCGAGCGCGTACAAGATCGTCGACATCGCCGAGCCGTATCTGAACCTGATCCGCGACAAGGGGCAGGAGGGTACGTACGTCGGATCGTCCGAGGCGGAGAGCCCGTGGGTGCCGTTCGGCGACAATGCCGCGATCCGGCATCTGTCGTTCGACGTGCGCCAGAACACCTATTGCAACATCCTGTGGATCAAATCGCCCGGCGTGATCGGCACGCACAAGCACCGCGGGCCGGTGTGGGCGATCGGGCTGGAGGGGTCGTTCCGCTATCTCGAATACGACTGGGTGTGCCGCCCCGGTGACTTCATCACCGAAACGCCGGGCACCGCGCACACGCTCGTCACCGACGATCCGAACGGGATGAAGGCGCTGTTCTGGATGCAGGGCGCGAACGAATTCTACGACGGCGACGGCAATCACGTCGAGACGCTCGACGTGTGGTGGTTCATGAATCACTATGAGACGTATTGCCGCGAACACGGGCTGACGCCGAACAAGCAATTGTACCTGTGA
- a CDS encoding 2,4'-dihydroxyacetophenone dioxygenase family protein — MATVMTAPPSSKAEIVDVPFAHREIVARLSPGGRYIDAQSDVDSPWVPFGDNAAIKHLAFDVRTGIFSNILWIKEPGVIGTHFHRGTIMMVCLEGSVKYLEYDWVASPGGLILEVPGESHTLVTDTGCKLFGWMQGPIEFYDENAVLIDTTDVWWFIHHYESYCREHGIPLNPKLYL, encoded by the coding sequence ATGGCCACCGTGATGACCGCCCCGCCCTCGTCGAAAGCCGAGATCGTCGACGTCCCCTTCGCGCACCGCGAGATCGTTGCGCGGCTCAGCCCCGGCGGGCGTTATATCGATGCGCAGAGCGACGTCGACAGCCCGTGGGTGCCGTTCGGCGACAATGCCGCAATCAAGCATCTCGCGTTCGACGTGCGCACCGGCATCTTTTCCAACATCCTGTGGATCAAGGAGCCGGGCGTCATCGGCACGCATTTCCACCGCGGCACGATCATGATGGTCTGCCTGGAAGGCAGCGTGAAATACCTCGAATATGACTGGGTCGCCTCGCCGGGCGGATTGATCCTCGAGGTGCCGGGCGAGAGCCACACGCTCGTCACCGACACCGGATGCAAGCTGTTCGGCTGGATGCAGGGACCGATCGAATTCTACGACGAAAACGCCGTGCTGATCGACACCACCGACGTCTGGTGGTTCATCCACCATTACGAGAGCTACTGCCGCGAGCACGGCATCCCACTCAATCCAAAGCTCTACCTGTGA
- a CDS encoding TonB-dependent receptor yields MRDPRINVSLGALAVALLMPGVAQAQDAPPAATPPAEASGIQDVVVTAQRRSESVQDVPIAISAFTSEALQERAIGNVSGLSAITPNVTLDASTPFSGSSAVLGATIRGIGASDFAFNIDPAVGVYLDGVYLGRSIGANQDLLDVERIEVLKGPQGTLFGRNTIGGAISIVTTTPGDTFKAKGDVTGGSFERLQARGVVEIPLAKGLSSSLAFGIMNRKGYQKREQFPNTPSATDSFTRFVAADYETRDRQGGDNAWNLRGKLHWDNGGTFRATLTGDYTNIDQESTANTVLAVTPIPGPFAGEAQNNIPGTALDVVTGSSGFLFAGLYNFCIGATPAQIAARNATNLCGPRSSVNGYNTLPGLGSVNVDADPNNDLLPYDSRWVNTDKDKSFANGNNFSRLKQGGVALSLEFDVTPDLLVKSISSYRRIKFAAGVDLDNSPLPILQTSFRVKQYQLSQELQLSGSLLNDTLNFVVGAYAFKEKGKLNDYVTFSAGLLQVDGPGDVDTNAYAGFGQVDWRISQLFGITAGGRYTEEDKSYDGFQSDVNGFNYKLFNCTPPSAACATALGFPFPDQPFRYYPGTPNKQKFNNFSFKVGAQVYPTDDVMAYGSYAQGYKTGGWTTRLSNPLPFAPTFGEEEAETYEIGVKSTLLDRRLQLNLAAFTTEYNGIQLNFQQGVSPTIQNAGDARIKGVELEAVVAPTDGFTINGSVGYLDAYYTTVLAPAQVAPNPFQQGVGDGSALPKAPHWKINVSPRLELPVGDGTLLLLGDWTHTTGMRNDTEGTFLLLRPTTDIVNASVTYTPPDEHWNLTIGGTNLTDERYLVTGQAQIAGGQIYGTYSRPAEWYARLGFKF; encoded by the coding sequence ATGCGCGATCCAAGAATCAACGTTTCGTTGGGGGCATTGGCTGTGGCGCTGCTGATGCCGGGCGTGGCGCAGGCGCAGGACGCGCCGCCCGCCGCCACCCCGCCCGCCGAAGCCAGCGGCATCCAGGACGTCGTCGTCACCGCGCAGCGCCGGTCGGAAAGCGTCCAAGACGTGCCGATCGCGATCAGCGCGTTCACCAGCGAGGCGTTGCAGGAACGCGCGATCGGCAACGTGTCTGGCCTGTCGGCGATCACGCCCAACGTCACGCTCGACGCGTCGACCCCGTTCTCGGGGTCGTCGGCGGTGCTGGGCGCGACGATCCGCGGCATCGGCGCGAGCGACTTTGCGTTCAACATCGATCCCGCGGTTGGCGTGTATCTCGATGGCGTCTATCTCGGGCGCTCGATCGGCGCGAACCAGGATCTGCTCGACGTCGAACGGATCGAGGTGCTGAAGGGGCCGCAGGGCACGCTGTTCGGGCGCAACACGATCGGCGGCGCGATCTCGATCGTCACCACGACGCCGGGCGACACGTTCAAGGCCAAGGGCGACGTGACCGGCGGCAGTTTCGAACGGCTGCAGGCGCGCGGCGTAGTGGAGATCCCGCTGGCCAAGGGGCTCAGCTCCTCGCTCGCGTTCGGCATCATGAACCGCAAGGGATATCAGAAGCGCGAACAGTTTCCGAATACGCCCAGCGCGACCGATTCCTTCACGCGCTTCGTCGCGGCGGATTACGAAACGCGCGATCGGCAGGGCGGCGACAATGCGTGGAACCTGCGCGGGAAGCTGCACTGGGACAATGGCGGCACGTTCCGCGCGACGCTGACCGGCGACTATACCAACATCGATCAGGAATCGACCGCCAACACCGTGCTGGCGGTCACCCCGATACCGGGTCCGTTCGCGGGCGAGGCGCAGAACAACATCCCCGGCACCGCGCTGGACGTGGTGACAGGCAGTTCTGGCTTCCTGTTCGCCGGGCTCTACAATTTCTGCATCGGCGCGACGCCGGCGCAGATCGCGGCGCGCAATGCGACCAATCTGTGCGGTCCGCGATCCAGCGTGAACGGGTACAACACGCTGCCGGGTCTCGGCAGCGTCAACGTCGACGCCGATCCCAACAACGATCTGCTGCCGTACGACAGCCGCTGGGTGAACACCGACAAGGACAAGAGCTTCGCCAACGGCAACAATTTCTCGCGGCTGAAACAGGGCGGCGTCGCGCTCTCGCTCGAATTCGACGTGACGCCCGATCTGCTGGTCAAATCGATCTCGTCCTATCGCCGGATCAAGTTCGCCGCGGGCGTCGATCTCGACAATTCGCCGCTGCCGATCCTGCAGACCAGCTTCCGCGTGAAGCAATATCAGCTGAGCCAGGAACTGCAGCTGTCGGGCAGCCTGCTGAACGATACATTGAACTTCGTCGTCGGCGCCTACGCCTTCAAGGAAAAGGGCAAGCTGAACGATTACGTCACCTTCTCGGCCGGACTGTTGCAAGTGGACGGGCCGGGCGATGTCGACACCAACGCTTATGCCGGGTTCGGCCAGGTCGACTGGCGCATCAGCCAATTGTTCGGGATCACCGCCGGCGGCCGCTATACCGAGGAGGACAAGAGCTACGACGGCTTTCAGTCCGACGTGAACGGGTTCAACTACAAACTGTTCAACTGCACCCCGCCGAGCGCCGCGTGTGCGACCGCGCTGGGGTTCCCGTTCCCCGATCAGCCGTTCCGTTACTATCCCGGCACGCCCAACAAGCAGAAGTTCAACAACTTCTCGTTTAAGGTCGGCGCGCAGGTGTATCCGACCGACGACGTGATGGCGTATGGTTCGTATGCGCAAGGGTATAAGACCGGCGGCTGGACGACGCGGCTGTCGAACCCGCTGCCGTTCGCCCCGACGTTCGGCGAGGAGGAGGCTGAAACTTACGAGATCGGCGTCAAATCGACGCTGCTCGATCGCCGGTTGCAGCTGAACCTCGCCGCCTTCACGACCGAATACAATGGCATCCAGCTGAACTTCCAGCAGGGCGTGTCGCCGACGATCCAGAATGCGGGCGATGCGCGGATCAAGGGCGTCGAGCTGGAGGCGGTGGTCGCGCCGACCGACGGCTTCACGATCAACGGATCGGTCGGTTACCTCGACGCTTATTACACCACGGTGCTCGCCCCGGCGCAGGTCGCGCCGAACCCGTTCCAGCAAGGCGTGGGCGACGGCTCTGCGCTGCCCAAGGCCCCGCACTGGAAGATCAACGTCTCGCCGCGGCTCGAACTGCCGGTCGGTGACGGGACGCTGCTGCTGCTGGGCGACTGGACCCACACCACGGGGATGCGCAACGATACCGAGGGGACGTTCCTGCTGCTGCGGCCGACCACCGACATCGTCAACGCCAGCGTCACCTACACCCCGCCCGACGAACACTGGAACCTGACCATCGGCGGCACGAACCTGACCGACGAACGTTATCTGGTGACGGGTCAGGCGCAGATCGCGGGCGGGCAGATCTACGGCACCTACAGCCGTCCGGCCGAATGGTACGCGCGGCTCGGGTTCAAGTTCTGA
- a CDS encoding helix-turn-helix domain-containing protein: MNAVQKFDTLGLAPAERLPFWNELVDRVYTGTWVNTAKPDFAAEMWRWKVGDLNMIRPRSDPAQVGRDADRAADEEQIVLHLQRRGTSCHRQNGREALLNPGDFVLMSAARPYLVDLAMHELLVVQFPRRLIEHKIRGLDDRLGTTISGAGAGGRVFHDFLLSLWHQGDQSHADPDWQAGVATVFADLAALAVNIAPVGRPLAGGGHLRERVLALVDTRLGDPDLRAATIAEELGISPRTVQNVFAAMGTTPAGHVAEQRLERAAEILTSNSAISVTEIAFDLGFNDSAYFARCFRQRYGRTPSAYRAGA, encoded by the coding sequence ATGAATGCAGTGCAGAAATTCGACACGCTCGGTCTTGCCCCGGCCGAACGCCTGCCGTTCTGGAATGAGCTGGTCGACCGCGTCTATACCGGCACCTGGGTCAACACCGCGAAGCCCGATTTCGCCGCCGAAATGTGGCGCTGGAAGGTCGGCGACCTGAACATGATCCGCCCGCGATCGGACCCGGCGCAGGTCGGCCGCGACGCCGATCGGGCGGCCGACGAAGAGCAGATCGTGCTCCACCTGCAGCGGCGCGGGACCAGTTGTCACCGGCAGAACGGCCGCGAGGCGCTGCTCAATCCCGGCGATTTCGTCCTCATGTCGGCGGCGCGGCCGTATCTCGTCGATCTCGCCATGCACGAACTGCTGGTCGTGCAATTCCCGCGGCGGCTGATCGAACACAAGATACGCGGATTGGACGACCGGCTGGGCACGACAATCTCGGGCGCGGGCGCGGGCGGACGCGTGTTCCACGATTTCCTGCTGTCGCTGTGGCATCAGGGCGACCAGAGCCACGCCGATCCCGATTGGCAGGCGGGTGTCGCGACGGTATTCGCCGACCTCGCCGCGCTGGCGGTCAACATTGCGCCGGTGGGACGGCCGCTGGCGGGGGGCGGGCATTTGCGGGAGCGTGTGCTGGCGCTGGTCGACACGCGGCTCGGCGATCCCGATCTGCGCGCTGCGACGATCGCGGAGGAACTGGGGATCAGCCCGCGCACGGTGCAGAACGTCTTCGCCGCGATGGGCACCACCCCGGCCGGGCATGTCGCCGAACAGCGGCTCGAGCGTGCGGCGGAGATACTGACCTCCAACTCCGCGATCAGCGTGACCGAGATCGCGTTCGACCTCGGCTTCAACGACAGCGCCTATTTCGCGCGCTGCTTCCGTCAACGCTACGGCCGGACCCCCAGCGCCTATCGCGCGGGGGCATAA
- a CDS encoding MFS transporter — protein MATKAGNRSASYQVLLVGLLSLNFGIVFFDRNSLNFLMPFVKPELGLSNEQVGILQSALSLTWALAAFGIGRLSDRIGNRKLLLVLATLIFSVCSFLTGLAQSFALLLGARLLMGAAEGGVMPISHAMVASEVTPERRGLAQGIAQNFGSNLLGSFVAPVLLVSFAAAYGWREAFYLAGIPGLISAGLIWFLIREPAAPPPVDPAAEKESPWAVLRDRNVALCCAMSVIMVSYLVTCWAFMPLYLTEVRGYAPSTMQWLMGTLGISATIGSFAISGLSDRIGRRPVMIAMPLLGAILPLGAMFFGGSAWGLALIFFLGWGLNGIFPLFMATVPSESVDPRRTATALGLCMGSGEVLGGVLAPWIAGRWADATSLAAPLWIMLVLTILGGLVAIGLRETAPRIVARRGAALREATA, from the coding sequence ATGGCGACCAAGGCCGGCAATCGATCCGCATCATACCAGGTGTTGCTGGTCGGGTTGCTCAGCCTGAACTTCGGCATCGTCTTCTTCGACCGCAATTCGCTCAACTTCCTCATGCCGTTCGTGAAGCCCGAACTGGGCCTGAGCAACGAACAGGTCGGCATCCTGCAGAGCGCGCTGTCGCTGACCTGGGCATTGGCGGCGTTCGGGATCGGGCGGCTGTCCGACCGGATCGGCAATCGCAAGCTGTTGCTCGTGCTGGCGACATTGATCTTCTCGGTCTGCTCGTTCCTGACCGGTCTGGCGCAAAGCTTCGCGTTGCTGCTCGGCGCGCGGCTGCTGATGGGCGCGGCGGAGGGCGGCGTGATGCCGATCAGCCATGCGATGGTGGCGAGCGAGGTGACGCCCGAACGGCGTGGCCTGGCGCAGGGCATCGCGCAGAACTTCGGCTCCAACCTGCTCGGATCGTTCGTCGCACCGGTGCTGCTGGTGTCGTTCGCCGCCGCCTACGGCTGGCGCGAGGCGTTCTATCTAGCGGGGATTCCCGGCCTGATCAGCGCCGGATTGATCTGGTTTTTGATTCGCGAGCCCGCCGCGCCGCCGCCGGTGGATCCCGCAGCCGAAAAGGAATCGCCGTGGGCGGTGCTGCGCGATCGCAATGTCGCGCTGTGCTGCGCGATGTCTGTGATCATGGTGTCGTACCTCGTCACCTGCTGGGCGTTCATGCCGCTCTACCTGACCGAGGTGCGCGGCTATGCGCCCAGCACGATGCAATGGCTGATGGGGACGCTCGGCATATCGGCGACGATCGGCAGCTTCGCGATCTCCGGCCTGTCGGACCGTATCGGCCGCCGCCCGGTGATGATCGCGATGCCGCTGCTCGGCGCAATCCTGCCGCTGGGGGCGATGTTCTTCGGTGGGTCGGCATGGGGGCTGGCGCTGATCTTCTTCCTCGGCTGGGGCCTGAACGGCATCTTCCCGTTGTTCATGGCGACCGTCCCGTCGGAAAGCGTAGATCCGCGCCGCACCGCCACCGCGCTTGGACTGTGCATGGGATCGGGCGAGGTGCTGGGTGGCGTGCTGGCGCCGTGGATCGCGGGCCGCTGGGCCGATGCCACGAGTCTCGCCGCACCGCTGTGGATCATGCTGGTCCTGACCATCCTGGGCGGCCTGGTCGCGATCGGCCTGCGGGAGACCGCGCCGCGGATCGTGGCGCGGCGCGGGGCTGCGCTGCGGGAGGCGACGGCATGA
- a CDS encoding VOC family protein: MSTDPHAGRLLGFGQRVGGIAQMAYVVEDMEAAIDWWVRDLRTGPWFLLDSFIGPDHVYRGAPSRADVRIAMAFAGHMQIELIQPKDDCPSVYREMIERRGYGFHHVGIAVDDVEAETAAYVARGYTLAFTAGVPTGGHVAYLDGGPQHPHFVELIPATPGMDAAFTAFRRASIGWDGADPIRPFA; the protein is encoded by the coding sequence GTGTCGACTGATCCGCACGCGGGCCGGTTGCTCGGCTTCGGCCAGCGCGTCGGCGGGATCGCGCAGATGGCCTATGTCGTGGAAGACATGGAGGCGGCGATCGATTGGTGGGTACGCGATCTGCGCACCGGGCCGTGGTTCCTGCTCGATAGCTTCATCGGCCCCGATCACGTCTATCGCGGGGCGCCATCGCGCGCCGACGTGCGCATCGCGATGGCATTTGCGGGGCATATGCAGATCGAGCTGATCCAGCCGAAGGACGACTGCCCGTCGGTGTATCGCGAGATGATCGAGCGGCGCGGATACGGTTTCCATCATGTCGGGATCGCGGTCGACGACGTGGAGGCAGAAACCGCCGCCTATGTCGCGCGCGGCTATACGCTCGCCTTCACCGCCGGCGTGCCGACCGGCGGCCACGTCGCGTACCTCGATGGCGGTCCACAGCATCCGCACTTCGTCGAACTGATCCCCGCCACCCCCGGTATGGACGCCGCGTTCACCGCCTTCAGGCGCGCGTCGATCGGCTGGGATGGCGCCGATCCGATCCGTCCGTTCGCGTGA
- a CDS encoding NAD(P)-dependent alcohol dehydrogenase: protein MKTWRLAAGAGSLDDLALVEAAKPALGPGEVLIRVRACSLNYRDQLIVKGQYFGGAIDRDLTPLSDGAGEVEAVGEGVTAFAPGDRVAGTFFQNWLAGPPNPNPGVALGAPPAAGMLSEYVVLPERGVVPIAASLSFEEAATLPCAGVTAWNALMEGPRAVGPGRSVLVLGTGGVSLLALAIAKAAGARVVATSSSDEKLARIRALGADETINYRTTPDWGAAAATLAGGGVDHVVEVGGAGTLAQSMAAVGFNGEVALIGVLTRSGETGPHALMFKGASLRGIFVGSAAMAIALNRAIDTTGIKPAIDRVFAFDEARQAYDYQSSPDLFGKVVIRVD, encoded by the coding sequence ATGAAGACGTGGCGATTGGCGGCAGGCGCGGGTTCGCTCGATGATCTGGCGCTGGTGGAAGCGGCGAAGCCCGCGCTCGGCCCCGGCGAGGTGCTGATCCGGGTGCGTGCGTGTTCGCTCAACTACCGCGACCAGCTGATCGTGAAGGGCCAGTATTTCGGCGGCGCGATCGACCGCGACCTGACGCCGCTGTCCGACGGCGCGGGCGAGGTGGAAGCGGTCGGCGAGGGCGTCACGGCCTTTGCGCCCGGTGATCGCGTCGCGGGGACGTTCTTCCAGAACTGGCTGGCCGGACCGCCCAATCCCAATCCCGGCGTCGCGCTCGGCGCACCGCCCGCGGCGGGGATGTTGAGCGAATATGTCGTCCTGCCTGAACGCGGCGTCGTGCCGATCGCGGCGAGCCTGTCGTTCGAGGAGGCCGCGACCCTGCCGTGCGCGGGCGTCACCGCGTGGAATGCGCTGATGGAGGGGCCACGCGCGGTCGGGCCGGGGCGCAGCGTGCTGGTGCTCGGCACCGGCGGCGTGTCGCTGCTCGCGCTGGCGATCGCGAAGGCAGCCGGCGCGCGCGTCGTCGCGACATCGTCGTCGGACGAGAAGCTGGCGCGCATCCGTGCGCTGGGGGCGGACGAGACGATCAATTATCGCACCACGCCCGATTGGGGCGCGGCGGCGGCGACGCTGGCGGGCGGCGGCGTCGATCATGTCGTCGAGGTCGGCGGGGCGGGAACACTGGCGCAATCGATGGCCGCGGTCGGCTTCAACGGCGAAGTCGCGCTGATCGGCGTGCTGACGCGCAGCGGCGAAACCGGCCCGCACGCGCTGATGTTTAAGGGCGCATCGCTGCGCGGCATCTTCGTCGGATCGGCCGCGATGGCGATCGCGCTCAACCGCGCGATCGACACGACCGGGATCAAGCCTGCGATCGACCGCGTGTTCGCGTTCGACGAAGCGCGGCAGGCCTACGACTATCAATCCTCGCCCGATCTGTTCGGAAAGGTGGTGATCCGTGTCGACTGA
- a CDS encoding formate dehydrogenase subunit delta produces the protein MMSPDQRLIYMANQIARNLAVQGDAAAALATADHIAAFWDPRMRAQIIAVEDGLEPIAADAVRLLRDRGTPDAQSAATVFAGGSDAG, from the coding sequence ATGATGTCGCCCGACCAGCGCCTGATTTACATGGCCAATCAGATCGCGCGGAACCTGGCGGTGCAGGGCGATGCGGCGGCGGCGCTGGCCACCGCGGACCATATCGCGGCGTTCTGGGATCCACGGATGCGCGCGCAGATCATCGCGGTGGAGGACGGACTGGAGCCGATCGCGGCGGACGCGGTACGGCTGTTGCGGGACCGCGGAACGCCCGATGCGCAGAGCGCGGCGACGGTGTTCGCGGGCGGATCCGACGCTGGGTAG